The sequence below is a genomic window from Streptomyces sudanensis.
CGGGCCGGGCGGCGGTGTGGATGGCGGTGCTGTGGGCGGCGGGGGCGCTGGCCTTCTCCTGCTACGAGCCGGTCCCGATCAAGCGGGACGAGTTCCCGCAGTGGGACGCCGTCCTCTACACGCTGGACCTGCTGCTGCCGGTGATCAACCTCGGGCAGGAGGGGTACTGGCGGCTGTCGGCTCCGTGGCGGTGGTTGTCGACGGCGCTGGTCCTGGTGGGATGGATTCTGGCCACGGCGGTGGCGGCGGGCGCGTCGCGGCTGCTGGGCCGGCACTGACCGGGCGGCGGGCCGCGGGGCGGTCGGGGCAGCGGCGGCGGCGGGCGCCGCGCCTCCCCACCGGCGACCGCGCCGCCGCTTTCTTTACTTCCTCTTGACGTTCGGCAGGACAACCTTCCCGCCCCCACCAAAGCTTCACAGCCTGCCTCTGGCGCGGCCTCCACCTGCGGTTTTCAATGGGCCGCACGATGTCTCTGCTCCGCGCCCTGATGGGCAACGCGCGCACGGTCCGGCCCGGTCGACCGCCCCGCGACGGGCTGCCGCCGGACGGCTCCGTCCTGCTGGACGCCCCCGACGACCGGCTCGGACCGGCCCTGGTCGCCGCCGCGCTCGGGGATCACATTCCGGCCGCCGGGCTCCTCGCCGCCACCCGGCACGCCGCCGAGTGGGAGTACCGCGACCGGTACGTCGTGCGCCTCGCCGCCTTCGCCCGCGGCCGGGGCGACTGGCTGACGGCGTGGCGGGCGCAGGCGCCCGAGGACCCGGACGCGCTGCTCGTCGCGGCGCAGCTCGCCGTGGACCGCGCCTGGGCGTCGCCCACCCGCGTCGAGCGGCTGCGGGAGATCGAGCCGATGGTCCACGCGGCGGCCGAGGCGGCGCCCCGCGACCCGGTTCCCTGGCGGATCGCGCTGGACCACGCGCGCGGCAGCGAGGCCCCGGACGCGTTGTTCGAGGCGCTGTGGGAGCAGGCGGTGCGCCGTTCCCCGCACCACCACGGATGCCACGTGTCGGCGCTGGAGTACCTGGCGGTCCGCTGCCGGGGCTCGCACCGGGTGTGCTTCGACTTCGCGGAGGCCGCGGCGTTCGACTCCCTGCCGGGCTCGCTGGTGCGGGCGCTGCCGCTGCGGGCGGCGTACGCGCAGCTGGTGGGCGGCGGCGGGGGCGGGGTGTCGGCGGCGCGGGTGGACGCGGCGGCGGACCTGGCGGCCGAGCTGTCGGCCCGCCACCCGGTGGGCGACCCGTGGCCGGCCGAGATGCGCAACCTCCTGGCGTGCGTGCTGATGGCGCGGCGGCGGTGGACGGCCGCCCTGGAGCAGTTCCGGCTCATCGGGGCGCGGGCCACGTCGTACCCCTGGTCCGCCGCGATGGACGAGGGCGGGGACCCGCTGGGGCGGTTCCTGGAGGCGCGCGACATGGCGCGGCGCGCGAGCGTGCGCCGGGGGCGCTGACGCCGCGCCGGGGCCGCCGGACGGGCGCCGCGGTCGCCGGAGGCCGTCCGNCCGCCGCGGGGCGTCGCGCGGCGGGCGGACGGCCGGGCGGGCGGCGGGCGGCGGCGGGCGGCCATTACGCTTGACCGCTGTGACCACCGCTCGCCTGCCCCTGTTCCCGCTGAACTCGGTGCTCTTCCCCGGCCTCGTGCTGCCGCTGAACGTCTTCGAGGAGCGGTACCGCGCCATGATGCGCGAGCTGCTCAAGACGGACGAGTCGCAGCCGCGCCGCTTCGCCGTCGTCGCGATCCGCGACGGGCACGAGGTGGCGCGGACCGCGCCGGGACTGCCCGACCCGACGGCGCTCCCCGAACGCGGGCCCGCCGCGGGCTTCGGCCCCGACCCGGCCGCGGCGCTGTACCGGGTGGGGTGCGTCGCCGACGCGGCGACCATCCGGGAGCGGCCGGACGGCGGCTTCGAGGTCCTCGCGACCGGGACGAAGCGGGTGAGGATCCTGTCGGTCGACGCGGGCGGCCCCTTCCTCACCGCGGAGGTGGAGGAGCTGGAGGAGCCGCGGGGCGAGGACGCCGGCGCGCTCGCCGAGGGCGTGCTGCGGGCCTTCCGCACGTACCAGAAGCGGCTGGCGGGGGCGCGCGAGCGGTCCCTGGCCACGGGCGCCGAGCTGCCCGACGAGCCGTCGGTCGTGTCGTACCTGGTGGCCGCCGCCGCGGTGCTGGACACGCCGGCGAAGCAGCGGCTGCTCCAGGCGCCCGACACGGCGACCCGGCTGCGCGAGGAACTGCGGCTGCTGCGCGCCGAGACCGCGGTGCTGCGGCACCTGCCCTCGCTGCCGGCGGTCGAGCTGACGCGGGCTCCGACGAGCCCCAACTGACGCGGGAGGGCGGAGGAATGGCGAAGCGGCGGGACAGGGGGACGCGGGCANNNNNCTNGNGNNNGGTGNACGGCACGCCCGCNACGACGGCCCTGGCCGCCGCGGGCGTGCCGTTCACCGTGCACGAGTACGCCCACGATCCGGCGTCGCCGTCGTACGGCGAGGAGGCCGCGGAGGCGCTCGGCGTCGCCCCGGAGCGGGTGTTCAAGACGCTGGTCGCCGACGTGGACGGCGCCCTGACGGTCGCGGTGGTGCCGGTGGCGGGCCGGCTGGATCTCAAGGCGCTGGCGGCGGCGGTCGGCGGCAAGCGCGCGGTGATGGCCGACCCGGCGGCCGCGGAGCGGGCGACCGGCTACGTGCGGGGCGGCATCTCCCCGCTGGGGCAGCGCAGGAGGCTGGCGACGGTGCTGGACGCGTCGGCGTCCCGGCACGGCACGATCTGCGTGTCGGCGGGACGGCGCGGCCTGGAGGTCGAACTGGCGCCGGCCCACCTGGCCGAGCTGACCGGCGCCGTCCTCGCACCCGTGGGCCGGGTGTAGCGTCCGGGGCGGGCGGGCCCGCCNNNNNCGCGACNCCGGGTGCCGTGCCGTCCGCGCCCGGGGCGGGCCGCTCAGGCGCGCGAACGTAAGGGGTCGNCGGGCCGTACGGGGCGAGGTCCCACTCCGGCTCGGGGTCGCGGGGGCCGAACAGCGCCGTGAGGGCCAGGTGGACGGCCATCGCGGCGATCGGCCAGGCGAGCAGCGCGCCGTACGCCTGGAGTTCCAGCGGCGCGTCGAAGACGACGCCCTCGCCGACCTCCCGCGCCCTGGCCTTCACGTCGTGCGCGGGGCCGAGGAGCGTGCCCGTGCCCCAGCCCAGTACGGATCCGAGCACCCCGCCGAGGGCGAGGCCGACCACGACGGCGACGCCCCCCTGCCGGTGCCGCAGGAACACGGCGAGGGCGGCGAGCGCGCCGAACGCCAGGCCGAGCAGGATGAACACGCCGTCCGTGCCGACGGCGTGCTCCGCCTCCGACTCCTTCAGCAGGACCGACCTGCCGTCCCAGACGAGCGGCACGCGCGGGGCCAGCCGGAGCCACAGCAGGCCGAGCGCGATCCCCGTGACCGCCACCGCGAGCAGGACCAGGGCGCCCCGGCGCACCTCCGCCGCCGTGCCCGGTGCCGTCCGGCCGTCCCGCGCGCGGGGGTGCGCGGGGCCTCCGCCCGGCGTGTCGCCGTCGGGAGGGGTGCTGGGGGCGGCGTCGTTCGGCACGTGCTCACTCGGGGGCTGGCGGGACGGGGNNANGGGGTGCGGTCACCGGGCCATGGTGCCAGGCCCGGCCGAACGCCGCCTCACCGGACGGCCGCCCGGCGGTACGCCCGGGTGGCGACGGTCAGGGAGGCGACGCCGACGGCGGCGCAGACCGAGAGGTCCAGGGCGACGGCCGCCCAGTCCGGGCTCGCGTCGAAGGCGCGGGCCAGCGCCTCGACCCCGTACGTCGACGGGAGCAGGTCGCGGGCCCAGCCGATCGGGGCGGGCATCCGGTCGGCCGGCAGGACACCGAGCAGCAGCGCCGCCGACATGCCGAGCTGGCCGAGCAGCGTGGCCACCTCCTGGCGCGGGGCGAGCAGCCCGAGCGCCGCGCCGAGCCCCGCCAGGGCGGCCCCGGCGAGCGGGACGACGGCCGCGAGGACCCACAGGTGGGTGAGCGGCAGGTCGAACAGGAGCGACCCGGTGACGGCCGTGACGACCGTGCCGGGCACCGTGAAGGAGGCGTACGCCCCGGCGGCTCCGAGCACCACGGCGGCGGGCGGCACGGGCAGCGTGGCGTAGTGGTCGAGGCCGCCGCTCGCCCGCAGCTGCCCGAAGTACTGGGCGAGCAGGTTCAGCGCGACGAACGCCACGACGAGGACGGACGACCCGGCGACGACCGCGCGGGCCTCGGCTCCGCCGTCGACGACACCGCGCATCAGCACCATGATCCCGACGGACTGGAAGGTCGCGACGAACAGCAGCGGGATGCGCGCGACCCGGGCGCGGGACAGCTGCGCCCGGTACACGGCGGCCAGCGCCGGCAGCAGCCGCGCACGGGGCGCCAGGGGCGCGGCGGCCCGGCCGTCCGCCCCGGCGGCCGTCCGGACGCCTCCCGTCGAGGGCGCCTCCACAGGCAGGGCGCTCACCTTCTCCTCCCGTTCCCGTCGGCGGTGCCGCGCACGCCGGCCACCCGGCGCGCCGGGGCGCCGGGGCGGGCGGGGCGCCGGCCCGTGCCGGGCCCCCTCTCCTCGCGTCGCCGCGCCGTCATGCCTTGACCAGCCCCTTCGCCTCGCCGCCGAGTGCCAGGTAGACGTCCTCCAGGCTCGGCGTCGCCAGGGTGAAGTCGTCGAGTGCCGTGAACGCCGCGCCGCCCGTCACCGCCGCGACCGCCGCGCGCGCCTCGTCCGGTGCCAGCCGCAGCACCCAGCGGCGCCCCGACTCGCGGGCGGAGGCGCGCAGCGCGGCCACCTCGGGCACCTCCAGCGGGGCGCGCTCGCGCCACACCAGGTCCACGCGCACCTCGCCGGCCACGCGTTCCTTCAGCCCGGCCGGGGTGTCGCAGGCGATGACCCGGCCGCGCTCCAGGACGGCGACGCGGTCCAGTACCGTCTCCGCCTCTATCACGTTGTGGGTGACCAGCAGCACCGTCGTGCCGTGCTCGGCGCGGCGCCGGTCGACGGCGGCCCACACGGCCCGGCGCGCCACCGGGTCCATGCCGGTGGTCGGTTCGTCGAGGACGAGCAGCGGGCGCTCGCCGACGAGGGCGGCGGCGAAGCAGGCCAGGCGGCGCTGCCCGCCGGAGAGCTTCTTCAGGGGCCGGGCGGCGAGTTCCCCCAGGTCCAGTTCGTCGAGGACGGCGTCGCGTGCGGCGCGGGCGTCGCGTGCGGTGAGGCCGCGCAGCCGGCCGGTCGTCTCGGCGGCCAGCGCGACGGTCAGCTCGTCCAGCGCGGTGGACTCCTGACCGAGGTAGCCGATGAGCCGCGCCGCGCGGTCGGGGTGGCGCACGATGTCGTGGCCGAGGACCTCGACGCTGCCGGAGTCGGGGCGCATCAGGCCGGTGAGCTGGCGCACGAGGGTGGACTTGCCCGCGCCGTTGGGGCCGAGGAGCCCGAAGATCTCGCCGCCCCGCACGTCCAGGTCGATCCCGTCGGTGGCCCGTACCTCGGGTGTCGCGGGCCTGCCGCGCCCGCCGCGCGTGGCGGGGTACGTCTTCACCAGGTCCCGCACCACGCACACCGTACTCACGAGGGATGAGCCTAAGGGGTGGCGGACCCCGGACCGCGCCCGGGGCGGCGCCGCGCGGCCCCGCGCCCCCGCCGCTACTCCCCCGCCGACCGGTCCCCGGCCGCCGTGCGGGCGTCGATCTCCCGCCAGAAACCGGCCCGGATCGTGTAGCGGTCGTGCTCGTCGATCTGGTCGTCCTTGTGGGCGAGGAGGCCGAACCGGGCCGCGTACCTGAGGAGTTCGCCGTCGATGCGGTGCGGGATGCGCGGGTACATCGCGGAGAGCCGCTGGACGTGGCCCTGGTCGGGGAGCCGCTCCATCCAGCGGCGCGCGAAGACCTGGCCCACCTCGAACGGGTCGCCGCCGACCGTGGTGATGTCCTCCTCCCGGTCGGCCCAGCGCTGCTCCGCGCTGGTGAGCTGGGCGAGGGTCGGGAGCGTCGCGGTCTCGGCGGGTTCGCCGGGGGGGCCGGGGCGGTCGACCCAGCCGCGGTCGGAGGACCAGCGCAGGGTGGCGTTGGCGAGCCCGGTGGGCTGCTGGGCGTTCTGGTGGGCGGCGCGCAGCCCGGCGAGGTCCTTCGGGGTGGGGATGCCGCGCGCCGTCCCGGTGGGCGCGGCGCCGTCGGCGGGCGGGGCGGGCGCGGCGNNNNNNNNNNNNNNNNNNNNNNNNNNNTCACCGGGCCGTGCGCCCGGNCGCCGGAGGCCCGCCCCGAGGCGGGGGCGGTCTCGGGCAGGGGCGCGGCGAGGATGGCGGCGATCTCGGGGCGGGGCGCGTGCGGCGGGGCGCACGGCCCGGTGAGGTCCTTCACCCGTACGGCGCGGGTGATCCAGGCCCGGTCGAGGACGCGGCGCTCGTCGGCCTCGGCGACGAGGTCCTCGGACTGGTTGTAGTCGCCGTCGGCGGCCTGGACGGCCCAGAGGTGGACGGCGACGCCGTGCTCCTTGGCGGACATCAGGCCGGGCAGCAGGTCGCCGTCGCCGGTGACGAGGACGATGTCGGAGCAGGCCCGGTTGCGGGCCAGCTCGGTCAGCTCGGCGTGCATGGCGGCGTCGACGCCCTTCTGCGCCCAGCGGCCGTCACTGCGGGTCAGCGCGCCGAGCCGGACGGTCACCCGGGGCATGACGCGGAGCCGGCGGTGCTCCGGCTGGGGGACCCGGTCGGGGGCGCCGTCGAACCAGTAGATGCGCAGCAGCGGCTGGGCCGTGTCGGCCTCGGCGCGCTCCCTCAGCCCCTGGACGAGGGCGGAGTGGTCGACGGTGATCCGGGAGCGTGCGGGCTCCCCGGCCAGCAGACTGGCGGCCGCGCCGAGCAGATAGCCGGCGTCCACGAGCACGACGCAGCGGTCCACGTGTTCCACCCTCTTTCGGGAACCTCGGGATCAAAAGTTGCTCCGGGTGTCCTTCGAGTCTGCCCGACCGGCGGGGTCCCGAGGGCCGGAGCGCGATCATCGGCGTGGCGCCTCACCGTAGCGGTTCCCGCGCTCTTCGGCTACGGTCCGCGACCACCGTCCGCAATGATCCAAAATGCGCGGCCCCTACCGGTGTGTGAATCTGGTCGCGGTCCTGGCCCCCCACATCCCACAGGAGGCATCCCCATGGCCAAGAACAGGAAGACCGAGCGCCGGCAGCAGGCCGAGTCCGGCACCCGGCAGTCCGCCGGCGTGCCGGTGGAGCACCCGGCGGAGCAGCGGACGACCCAGGTGACGCCGGCGGACGTCGCGCACAAGGGCCGGCAGAAGAGGTTCGGCCACAACTGACGCGCGCCGGCCGGACCGGCGGGTCCGCGGGAGGGGCGCGCCCGTGACGACGGGCGCGCCCCTCCCGTGCGACCGCCGGCGCCTCAGCCGGCCAGGCAGGACGGGCCGAGGAGGACCTTCAGGTCGCCGTAGAGCGCCGGGTCGGGCTGGACGCGGTGCCGGTCGAGGCGGAGCACGGTGGTCTTGCGGGGGCCCTGGAGCCTGATCCGCACCTCGGTGTCGCCCTTGTGGTGGCTGAGGATCTCGCCGAGCCGGCTGACCATCGGCGGGGTCACCTTCACCGTGGGGATGGTGAGGACGACCGGCGCGTTGGTCCCCGCCGACGACAGGTCGGGGACCATCAGCTCCATGGCGACCAGCCGGGGCACGTCCTCGCGCTTGTCGAGGCGGCCCTTGACGAAGACGACCGTGTCCTCGACGAGCTGGGTGGAGACCAGCTGGTACGTGGCGGGGAAGAACATGCACTCGATGGAGCCGGCCAGGTCCTCGACGGTGGCGATGGCCCAGGCGTTGCCCTGCTTGGTCATCTTCCGCTGGAGGCCGGAGATGATCCCGCCGATGGTGACGACCGCGCCGTCCGCGTGCTCACCGCCGGTGAGCTGGGAGATCGCCGCGTCGCTCTTGTCGGACAGGACGTGCTCGATGCCGAACAGGGGGTGGTCGGAGACGTACAGGCCGAGCATCTCGCGTTCCTGGGCGAGCAGGTAGGACTTCTCCCACTCGATGTCGGAGAACTCGACGTCGAGGCCGAAGCCCGGCTCGTCGCCGCCCTCGTCGCCCATGCCGCCGAAGAGGTCGAACTGGCCCTCGGCCTCCTTGCGCTTGACCGCGACCACGTTGTCGATCATGGTCTCGTGGTGGGCGACGAGGCTCTTGCGGGTGTGGCCCATCTCGTCGAAGGCGCCGGCCTTGATCAGCGACTCCACGGTGCGCTTGTTGCAGACGACGACCTCGACCTTGTCGAGGAAGTCGGGGAAGGAGGAGTACTTCCCCTTCGCCTTGCGGCACCTGATGATCGACTCGACGACGTTCGTCCCGACGTTCCGCACGGCGGAGAGGCCGAAGAGGATGACGTCGTCACCCTGGGCGGCGAAGTTCGCCTCGGACTCGTTGACGTTGGGCGGGAGGACCTTGATGCCCATGCGGCGGCACTCGTTGAGGTAGACCGCCGACTTGTCCTTGTCGTCCTTGACGGACGTCAGCAGCGCCGCCATGTACTCGGCCGGGTGGTTGGCCTTCAGGTACGCCGTCCAGTACGACACCAGGCCGTACGCGGCGGAGTGGGCCTTGTTGAAGGCGTACCCGGCGAAGGGGACCAGCACGTCCCACAGGGCCTGGACGGCCTCGTCGCTGTAGCCGTTCTTCCGGGCGCCCGCCTGGAAGATGGTGAAGTTCTTCGCCAGCTCCTCGGGCTTCTTCTTGCCCATGACGCGGCGGAGGATGTCGGCCTCGCCGAGCGAGTAGCCGGCGACGATCTGGGCGGCCTTCTGCACCTGCTCCTGGTAGACGATCAGGCCGTAGGTGACGTCCAGGACCTCCTTGAGCGGCTCCTCCAGCTCGGGGTGGATCGGGGTGATCTCCTGCTGGCCGTTCTTGCGCAGCGCGTAGTTGGTGTGGGAGTTCATGCCCATCGGGCCCGGCCGGTACAGGGCCGAGACGGCGGAGATGTCCTCGAAGTTGTCGGGCTTCATCAGCCGCAGCAGCGAGCGCATGGGCCCGCCGTCGAACTGGAAGACGCCGAGCGTGTCGCCGCGCTGGAGCAGTTCGAAGGTCGTGGGGTCGTCGAGCGGGAGGCCCAGGAGGTCGATGTCGATCCCCTTGTTGGCCTTCACCATCTTGACGGCGTCGTCCATGATCGTGAGGTTGCGCAGGCCCAGGAAGTCCATCTTCAGCAGGCCGAGCGACTCGCAGCTCGGGTAGTCCCACTGGGTGATGGTGACGCCGTCGGTGTGCCTCACCCAGACGGGGACGTGGTCGGTGATGGTCTCGCTGGACATGATCACGCCGGCGGCGTGCACGCCCATCTGGCGGACCAGGCCCTCCACGCCGCGCGCGGTGTCGATGACCTTCTTGACGTCCGGCTCGTTCTCGTACATCGCCCGGACCTCGCCCGCCTCGCTGTAGCGCGGGTGGGAGGGGTCGGTGATGCCGGACAGCGGGATGCCCTTGCCGAGGACGTCGGCGGGCATGGCCTTGGTGATCCGGTCGCCCATCGCGTACGGGTAGCCCAGCACGCGCGCGGAGTCCTTGATCGCGTTCTTGGCCTTGATGGTGCCGTACGTGCCGATCATGGCGACCTTGTCGGCGCCGTACTTCTCCGTCACGTACCTGATCACCTCGACGCGCCTGCGCTCGTCGAAGTCGATGTCGACGTCGGGCATGGAGACGCGCTCGGG
It includes:
- a CDS encoding LON peptidase substrate-binding domain-containing protein: MTTARLPLFPLNSVLFPGLVLPLNVFEERYRAMMRELLKTDESQPRRFAVVAIRDGHEVARTAPGLPDPTALPERGPAAGFGPDPAAALYRVGCVADAATIRERPDGGFEVLATGTKRVRILSVDAGGPFLTAEVEELEEPRGEDAGALAEGVLRAFRTYQKRLAGARERSLATGAELPDEPSVVSYLVAAAAVLDTPAKQRLLQAPDTATRLREELRLLRAETAVLRHLPSLPAVELTRAPTSPN
- a CDS encoding ABC transporter permease — protein: MSALPVEAPSTGGVRTAAGADGRAAAPLAPRARLLPALAAVYRAQLSRARVARIPLLFVATFQSVGIMVLMRGVVDGGAEARAVVAGSSVLVVAFVALNLLAQYFGQLRASGGLDHYATLPVPPAAVVLGAAGAYASFTVPGTVVTAVTGSLLFDLPLTHLWVLAAVVPLAGAALAGLGAALGLLAPRQEVATLLGQLGMSAALLLGVLPADRMPAPIGWARDLLPSTYGVEALARAFDASPDWAAVALDLSVCAAVGVASLTVATRAYRRAAVR
- a CDS encoding ABC transporter ATP-binding protein, with the protein product MSTVCVVRDLVKTYPATRGGRGRPATPEVRATDGIDLDVRGGEIFGLLGPNGAGKSTLVRQLTGLMRPDSGSVEVLGHDIVRHPDRAARLIGYLGQESTALDELTVALAAETTGRLRGLTARDARAARDAVLDELDLGELAARPLKKLSGGQRRLACFAAALVGERPLLVLDEPTTGMDPVARRAVWAAVDRRRAEHGTTVLLVTHNVIEAETVLDRVAVLERGRVIACDTPAGLKERVAGEVRVDLVWRERAPLEVPEVAALRASARESGRRWVLRLAPDEARAAVAAVTGGAAFTALDDFTLATPSLEDVYLALGGEAKGLVKA
- the dnaE gene encoding DNA polymerase III subunit alpha; translated protein: MSKPPFTHLHVHTQYSLLDGAARLKDMFEACNKMGMTHIAMSDHGNLHGAYDFFHSAKKAGVTPIIGIEAYVAPESRRNKRKVLWGQPHQKRDDVSGSGGYTHKTIWAYDNTGLHNLFRLSSDAYAEGWLQKWPRMDKETIARWSQGLVASTGCPSGEVQTRLRLGQFDEALKAASDYQDIFGRERYFLELMDHGIEIERRVRDGLLEIGRKLGIPPLVTNDSHYTYAHEAGAHDALLCIQTGKNLSDPDRFKFDGTGYYLKSTEEMYAIDSSDAWQEGCANTRLIAEMVDPTGMFEKRDLMPKFDIPEGHTEVSWFREETMRGMHRRFPGGIPEDRLKQVEYEMDVIIQMGFPGYFLVVADFIMWAKNQGIAVGPGRGSAAGSIVAYALGITDLDPIPHGLIFERFLNPERVSMPDVDIDFDERRRVEVIRYVTEKYGADKVAMIGTYGTIKAKNAIKDSARVLGYPYAMGDRITKAMPADVLGKGIPLSGITDPSHPRYSEAGEVRAMYENEPDVKKVIDTARGVEGLVRQMGVHAAGVIMSSETITDHVPVWVRHTDGVTITQWDYPSCESLGLLKMDFLGLRNLTIMDDAVKMVKANKGIDIDLLGLPLDDPTTFELLQRGDTLGVFQFDGGPMRSLLRLMKPDNFEDISAVSALYRPGPMGMNSHTNYALRKNGQQEITPIHPELEEPLKEVLDVTYGLIVYQEQVQKAAQIVAGYSLGEADILRRVMGKKKPEELAKNFTIFQAGARKNGYSDEAVQALWDVLVPFAGYAFNKAHSAAYGLVSYWTAYLKANHPAEYMAALLTSVKDDKDKSAVYLNECRRMGIKVLPPNVNESEANFAAQGDDVILFGLSAVRNVGTNVVESIIRCRKAKGKYSSFPDFLDKVEVVVCNKRTVESLIKAGAFDEMGHTRKSLVAHHETMIDNVVAVKRKEAEGQFDLFGGMGDEGGDEPGFGLDVEFSDIEWEKSYLLAQEREMLGLYVSDHPLFGIEHVLSDKSDAAISQLTGGEHADGAVVTIGGIISGLQRKMTKQGNAWAIATVEDLAGSIECMFFPATYQLVSTQLVEDTVVFVKGRLDKREDVPRLVAMELMVPDLSSAGTNAPVVLTIPTVKVTPPMVSRLGEILSHHKGDTEVRIRLQGPRKTTVLRLDRHRVQPDPALYGDLKVLLGPSCLAG